The Candidatus Cloacimonadota bacterium genome includes the window CTGTGAGAGAGCAGCCGGTTTTTTGATTTCATGATTGAGAACGCATGTTCAAACATTAATCATCGAATTCTTTCGATGGAAAATAGAAACTCGATCTGGACTACAGAAATCAACCGGAAGATAGGCTGAATGAATTTGCTGAGCTACGGGGGCAATTCGGAATTTTAAGATTTTTCTTTTTATTATGGTGCTAAGAAAATGATTGAAATCTATTCATTAAAATTGACAAAAAAAAGATGATTTAAGATATTCCCTTCTTGAAAATCGAGGTAGAAAATATGTTGGATTTATATAGAATTAGAAAAGATTTGCACAAAATTCCGGAGCTTGGATTTGAAGAATATAAAACTCATAAATACATTCTAAATATTCTGAAACACTTTAAAAACCTGAAAATTCATGTATTTAATTTCACCGGAATTTTAATCGAATATTCTTATGGAAAAGGAGAATATAAACTGTTTCGGGCTGATATGGATGCTCTTCCGATAAAAGAGGAAACGGATTGTGATTTTCAATCGAAACACCGCGGTTAAATGCATGCCTGCGGACATGATATGCACATGACAATTCTGCTGGGATTAATTGAAAAAGTAGTCAGGGAAAAGCTCGAAGAAAATATCTTATTTCTGTTCCAGCCTGCTGAAGAAGGAAAAGGCGGAGCCCAAAAGATCATCCAAACAGGAATTTTTGAAAATTATCAGGTTTCG containing:
- a CDS encoding M20/M25/M40 family metallo-hydrolase, which codes for MHACGHDMHMTILLGLIEKVVREKLEENILFLFQPAEEGKGGAQKIIQTGIFENYQVS